Proteins encoded within one genomic window of Equus caballus isolate H_3958 breed thoroughbred chromosome 20, TB-T2T, whole genome shotgun sequence:
- the SLC35B2 gene encoding adenosine 3'-phospho 5'-phosphosulfate transporter 1 isoform X1, which yields MDARWWAVVLLAALPSLGAGGETAEAPPESWTQLWFFRFLVNAAGYASFMVPGYLLVQYFRRKNYLETGRGLCFPLVKTCVFGSEPKVSDEVPLAPRTEPAETTATWQALKLLFCAAGLQASYLTWGVLQERVMTRSYGATATSPGERFTDSQFLVLMNRVLALIVAGLSCILCKQPRHGAPMYRYSFASLSNVLSSWCQYEALKFVSFPTQVLAKASKVIPVMLMGKLVSRRSYEHWEYLTAGLISIGVSMFLLSSGPEPRSSPATTLSGLILLAGYIAFDSFTSNWQDALFAYKMSSVQMMFGVNFFSCLFTVGSLLEQGALLEATRFMGRHSEFAAHALLLSICSACGQLFIFYTIGQFGAAVFTIIMTLRQAFAILLSCLLYGHTVTVVGGLGVAVVFAALLLRVYARGRLKQRGKKAVPVESPVQKV from the exons ATGGACGCCAG GTGGTGGGCAGTGGTGCTGCTGGCTGCGCTCCCCTCactgggggcaggtggggagacCGCCGAAGCCCCTCCGGAGTCATGGACCCAGCTGTGGTTCTTCCGCTTTTTGGTGAAtgctgctggctatgccagctTTATGGTACCTGGCTACCTGCTGGTGCAGTACTTCAGGCGGAAGAACTACCTGGAGACAG GCAGGGGTCTTTGCTTCCCTCTGGTGAAGACTTGCGTGTTTGGCAGTGAGCCCAAGGTCTCCGACGAGGTTCCTCTGGCTCCGCGGACAGAGCCGGCAGAGACCACCGCCACTTGGCAGGCCCTGAAGCTGCTCTTCTGTGCCGCTGGGCTTCAG GCATCTTATCTGACTTGGGGAGTGCTGCAGGAAAGAGTGATGACCCGCAGCTATGGGGCCACAGCCACCTCACCAGGTGAGCGCTTCACAGACTCACAGTTCCTGGTGCTAATGAACCGAGTGCTGGCGCTGATCGTGGCTGGCCTCTCCTGCATCCTCTGCAAGCAGCCCCGGCATGGGGCACCCATGTACCGGTACTCTTTTGCCAGTTTGTCAAATGTGCTTAGCAGCTGGTGCCAGTATGAAGCTCTCAAGTTCGTCAGCTTCCCCACCCAGGTGCTGGCCAAGGCCTCTAAGGTGATCCCTGTTATGCTGATGGGAAAGTTGGTGTCTCGACGCAGCTATGAACACTGGGAATACCTGACAGCCGGCCTCATCTCCATTGGGGTCAGCATGTTTCTGCTGTCCAGTGGACCAGAGCCCCGCAGCTCCCCAGCCACCACGCTCTCAGGCCTCATCCTGTTGGCAGGCTACATTGCCTTTGACAGCTTCACCTCAAACTGGCAGGATGCCTTGTTTGCCTATAAGATGTCATCAGTGCAGATGATGTTTGGGGTCAActtcttctcctgccttttcaCAGTGGGCTCCCTGCTAGAGCAGGGGGCCCTCCTGGAGGCAACTCGCTTCATGGGGCGGCACAGTGAATTCGCTGCACATGCCCTGCTGCTCTCAATTTGCTCAGCGTGTGGCCAGCTCTTCATCTTCTACACTATTGGACAGTTCGGGGCTGCTGTCTTCACCATCATCATGACCCTCCGCCAGGCCTTTGCCATCCTACTCTCCTGTCTCCTCTATGGCCACACTGTCACTGTGGTGGGGGGACTGGGGGTGGCTGTCGTCTTTGCTGCCCTCCTACTCCGAGTCTATGCCCGGGGCCGCCTAAAGCAGCGGGGAAAGAAAGCTGTGCCTGTGGAGTCCCCAGTGCAGAAGGTTTGA
- the SLC35B2 gene encoding adenosine 3'-phospho 5'-phosphosulfate transporter 1 isoform X2: MVPGYLLVQYFRRKNYLETGRGLCFPLVKTCVFGSEPKVSDEVPLAPRTEPAETTATWQALKLLFCAAGLQASYLTWGVLQERVMTRSYGATATSPGERFTDSQFLVLMNRVLALIVAGLSCILCKQPRHGAPMYRYSFASLSNVLSSWCQYEALKFVSFPTQVLAKASKVIPVMLMGKLVSRRSYEHWEYLTAGLISIGVSMFLLSSGPEPRSSPATTLSGLILLAGYIAFDSFTSNWQDALFAYKMSSVQMMFGVNFFSCLFTVGSLLEQGALLEATRFMGRHSEFAAHALLLSICSACGQLFIFYTIGQFGAAVFTIIMTLRQAFAILLSCLLYGHTVTVVGGLGVAVVFAALLLRVYARGRLKQRGKKAVPVESPVQKV, encoded by the exons ATGGTACCTGGCTACCTGCTGGTGCAGTACTTCAGGCGGAAGAACTACCTGGAGACAG GCAGGGGTCTTTGCTTCCCTCTGGTGAAGACTTGCGTGTTTGGCAGTGAGCCCAAGGTCTCCGACGAGGTTCCTCTGGCTCCGCGGACAGAGCCGGCAGAGACCACCGCCACTTGGCAGGCCCTGAAGCTGCTCTTCTGTGCCGCTGGGCTTCAG GCATCTTATCTGACTTGGGGAGTGCTGCAGGAAAGAGTGATGACCCGCAGCTATGGGGCCACAGCCACCTCACCAGGTGAGCGCTTCACAGACTCACAGTTCCTGGTGCTAATGAACCGAGTGCTGGCGCTGATCGTGGCTGGCCTCTCCTGCATCCTCTGCAAGCAGCCCCGGCATGGGGCACCCATGTACCGGTACTCTTTTGCCAGTTTGTCAAATGTGCTTAGCAGCTGGTGCCAGTATGAAGCTCTCAAGTTCGTCAGCTTCCCCACCCAGGTGCTGGCCAAGGCCTCTAAGGTGATCCCTGTTATGCTGATGGGAAAGTTGGTGTCTCGACGCAGCTATGAACACTGGGAATACCTGACAGCCGGCCTCATCTCCATTGGGGTCAGCATGTTTCTGCTGTCCAGTGGACCAGAGCCCCGCAGCTCCCCAGCCACCACGCTCTCAGGCCTCATCCTGTTGGCAGGCTACATTGCCTTTGACAGCTTCACCTCAAACTGGCAGGATGCCTTGTTTGCCTATAAGATGTCATCAGTGCAGATGATGTTTGGGGTCAActtcttctcctgccttttcaCAGTGGGCTCCCTGCTAGAGCAGGGGGCCCTCCTGGAGGCAACTCGCTTCATGGGGCGGCACAGTGAATTCGCTGCACATGCCCTGCTGCTCTCAATTTGCTCAGCGTGTGGCCAGCTCTTCATCTTCTACACTATTGGACAGTTCGGGGCTGCTGTCTTCACCATCATCATGACCCTCCGCCAGGCCTTTGCCATCCTACTCTCCTGTCTCCTCTATGGCCACACTGTCACTGTGGTGGGGGGACTGGGGGTGGCTGTCGTCTTTGCTGCCCTCCTACTCCGAGTCTATGCCCGGGGCCGCCTAAAGCAGCGGGGAAAGAAAGCTGTGCCTGTGGAGTCCCCAGTGCAGAAGGTTTGA